One part of the Arabidopsis thaliana chromosome 4, partial sequence genome encodes these proteins:
- a CDS encoding ternary complex factor MIP1 leucine-zipper protein (Protein of unknown function, DUF547) (Protein of unknown function, DUF547; CONTAINS InterPro DOMAIN/s: Protein of unknown function DUF547 (InterPro:IPR006869); BEST Arabidopsis thaliana protein match is: Protein of unknown function, DUF547 (TAIR:AT5G42690.2); Has 1854 Blast hits to 1696 proteins in 329 species: Archae - 6; Bacteria - 397; Metazoa - 313; Fungi - 62; Plants - 588; Viruses - 2; Other Eukaryotes - 486 (source: NCBI BLink).) encodes MMFRGILKSAKDEKKKMESQGNGAVANSGKSLVNRRRANKEKKMDLLQDVDKLKRKLRQEENVHRALERAFTRPLGALPRLPSYLPRHTLELLAEVAVLEEEVVRLEEQVVNFRQGLYQEAVYISSKRNLESPNNNSLNENSPVRSTKHQRSKSMSQHEFNSMITPTKKHQQSLSRSISSRKLFSSDQTVNDRSGQRVVSGKQASPKSNLSSVTNTKPVDVRGKENQTSSNASKDKKNKESPEKKLGRFLTSVKKKKPLIKPEAAADKHSESTKLQLDDRLADQDKAQESVSGSSSEDKTLQSGNVANRVSEDLLKCLVTIILRISSSKDIVLDPYNNCSEWRTRELGAYKHFSSVDTSSVDLGRRINASFLIHRLKFLLNKLSVVNLDGLSHQQKLAFWINTYNSCVMNAFLEHGIPATPEMVVALMQKATIIVGGHSLNAITIEHFILRLPYHLKFTCPKTATHEEMRAHSTFGLEWSEPLVTFALACGSWSSPAVRVYTAANVEEELEAAKRDYLQASVGISKNNKLMLPKVLDWYLLDFAKDLESLLDWVCLQLPDKLREEATKCMERKNKESLMELVQVVPYDFSFRLLLHQ; translated from the exons ATGATGTTTCGTGGTATTCTGAAATCTGCAAaggatgagaagaagaagatggagtcTCAAGGCAATGGAGCTGTTGCTAATTCAGGAAAATCTCTGGTTAATCGCCGACGAgctaacaaagaaaagaaaatggatttgCTACAAGAT GTTGATAAGCTTAAGAGGAAGCTGAGACAGGAGGAGAATGTTCATAGAGCATTGGAGAGAGCTTTTACTAGACCTTTAGGAGCTTTACCTCGTCTTCCGTCTTACCTCCCTCGACAT ACATTGGAGCTTCTTGCTGAAGTAGCTGTTCTTGAAGAGGAAGTGGTTCGGTTAGAGGAGCAAGTTGTAAACTTTAGACAAGGTTTATACCAAGAAGCTGTTTACATATCTTCAAAGAGGAATCTGGAGAGTCCTAATAACAACAGTTTGAATGAGAATTCGCCCGTTAGAAGCACTAAACACCAGAGATCGAAATCAATGTCGCAACACGAGTTCAATTCTATGATCACTCCCACTAAAAAGCATCAACAGTCTCTTAGCAGAAGCATCTCAAGTAGGAAACTCTTCTCCTCTGATCAAACAGTTAATGACCGAAGTGGTCAGAGAGTGGTAAGTGGCAAACAAGCGTCGCCTAAATCAAATCTAAGCAGTGTTACTAATACTAAGCCAGTAGATGTGAGAGGGAAAGAGAATCAGACCTCTAGTAATGCttcaaaagacaagaaaaataaagaatcacCTGAGAAGAAGCTTGGCAGATTCTTGACatctgtgaagaagaagaaacctttgaTTAAGCCGGAGGCTGCAGCGGATAAACACTCAGAATCAACCAAATTGCAG CTAGATGATAGATTAGCAGATCAGGACAAAGCTCAAGAGAGTGTGTCAGGATCATCTTCGGAAGACAAGACACTGCAAAGTGGAAATGTAGCAAACAGAGTTTCAGAGGATTTACTGAAATGTCTTGTGACTATTATCTTGAGGATTAGCTCGTCCAAGGACATTGTGTTGGATCCATATAATAACTGCTCAGAGTGGAGAACAAGAGAACTTGGTGCATACAAGCATTTTTCGTCGGTCGATACATCTTCAGTTGATCTTGGACGAAGAATCAATGCTTCATTTCTGATCCATCGTCTCAA GTTCCTGCTTAATAAGCTTTCTGTTGTCAATCTAGACGGTCTTAGCCACCAGCAGAAGCTTGCATTCTGGATAAATACTTATAATTCCTGCGTTATGAAT GCATTCTTGGAGCACGGGATCCCGGCGACTCCTGAAATGGTTGTAGCGCTGATGCAGAAG GCAACAATAATTGTGGGAGGACACTCGCTAAATGCAATCACAATCGAACATTTCATCTTGAGACTTCCATACCACTTGAAATTC actTGTCCCAAAACTGCAACACATGAAGAAATGAGAGCTCATAGCACATTTGGATTGGAATGGTCAGAGCCCTTGGTCACATTCGCTCTCGCCTGTGGAAGCTGGTCCTCTCCTGCT GTAAGGGTCTACACAGCAGCTAATGTAGAGGAAGAGCTAGAAGCTGCAAAGAGAGATTATCTGCAAGCATCAGTTGGGAtatcaaagaacaacaaactAATGCTTCCAAAGGTATTAGATTGGTACTTACTCGACTTTGCCAAGGATTTGGAATCGTTACTGGATTGGGTTTGCCTTCAGTTACCTGATAAActaagagaagaagcaactaagtgtatggagagaaagaacaaagaatcACTAATGGAATTGGTTCAAGTAGTACCATATGACTTCAGTTTCAGATTGCTTTTGCatcaatga
- a CDS encoding ternary complex factor MIP1 leucine-zipper protein (Protein of unknown function, DUF547) (Protein of unknown function, DUF547; CONTAINS InterPro DOMAIN/s: Protein of unknown function DUF547 (InterPro:IPR006869); BEST Arabidopsis thaliana protein match is: Protein of unknown function, DUF547 (TAIR:AT5G42690.2); Has 35333 Blast hits to 34131 proteins in 2444 species: Archae - 798; Bacteria - 22429; Metazoa - 974; Fungi - 991; Plants - 531; Viruses - 0; Other Eukaryotes - 9610 (source: NCBI BLink).) yields MNTSVRAVLSSMKAPSKHDTTHHQDEKKKMESQGNGAVANSGKSLVNRRRANKEKKMDLLQDVDKLKRKLRQEENVHRALERAFTRPLGALPRLPSYLPRHTLELLAEVAVLEEEVVRLEEQVVNFRQGLYQEAVYISSKRNLESPNNNSLNENSPVRSTKHQRSKSMSQHEFNSMITPTKKHQQSLSRSISSRKLFSSDQTVNDRSGQRVVSGKQASPKSNLSSVTNTKPVDVRGKENQTSSNASKDKKNKESPEKKLGRFLTSVKKKKPLIKPEAAADKHSESTKLQLDDRLADQDKAQESVSGSSSEDKTLQSGNVANRVSEDLLKCLVTIILRISSSKDIVLDPYNNCSEWRTRELGAYKHFSSVDTSSVDLGRRINASFLIHRLKFLLNKLSVVNLDGLSHQQKLAFWINTYNSCVMNAFLEHGIPATPEMVVALMQKATIIVGGHSLNAITIEHFILRLPYHLKFTCPKTATHEEMRAHSTFGLEWSEPLVTFALACGSWSSPAVRVYTAANVEEELEAAKRDYLQASVGISKNNKLMLPKVLDWYLLDFAKDLESLLDWVCLQLPDKLREEATKCMERKNKESLMELVQVVPYDFSFRLLLHQ; encoded by the exons ATGAACACAAGTGTTCGAGCTGTTCTTTCCTCCATGAAAGCTCCTTCAAAGCATGACACTACTCATCATCAA gatgagaagaagaagatggagtcTCAAGGCAATGGAGCTGTTGCTAATTCAGGAAAATCTCTGGTTAATCGCCGACGAgctaacaaagaaaagaaaatggatttgCTACAAGAT GTTGATAAGCTTAAGAGGAAGCTGAGACAGGAGGAGAATGTTCATAGAGCATTGGAGAGAGCTTTTACTAGACCTTTAGGAGCTTTACCTCGTCTTCCGTCTTACCTCCCTCGACAT ACATTGGAGCTTCTTGCTGAAGTAGCTGTTCTTGAAGAGGAAGTGGTTCGGTTAGAGGAGCAAGTTGTAAACTTTAGACAAGGTTTATACCAAGAAGCTGTTTACATATCTTCAAAGAGGAATCTGGAGAGTCCTAATAACAACAGTTTGAATGAGAATTCGCCCGTTAGAAGCACTAAACACCAGAGATCGAAATCAATGTCGCAACACGAGTTCAATTCTATGATCACTCCCACTAAAAAGCATCAACAGTCTCTTAGCAGAAGCATCTCAAGTAGGAAACTCTTCTCCTCTGATCAAACAGTTAATGACCGAAGTGGTCAGAGAGTGGTAAGTGGCAAACAAGCGTCGCCTAAATCAAATCTAAGCAGTGTTACTAATACTAAGCCAGTAGATGTGAGAGGGAAAGAGAATCAGACCTCTAGTAATGCttcaaaagacaagaaaaataaagaatcacCTGAGAAGAAGCTTGGCAGATTCTTGACatctgtgaagaagaagaaacctttgaTTAAGCCGGAGGCTGCAGCGGATAAACACTCAGAATCAACCAAATTGCAG CTAGATGATAGATTAGCAGATCAGGACAAAGCTCAAGAGAGTGTGTCAGGATCATCTTCGGAAGACAAGACACTGCAAAGTGGAAATGTAGCAAACAGAGTTTCAGAGGATTTACTGAAATGTCTTGTGACTATTATCTTGAGGATTAGCTCGTCCAAGGACATTGTGTTGGATCCATATAATAACTGCTCAGAGTGGAGAACAAGAGAACTTGGTGCATACAAGCATTTTTCGTCGGTCGATACATCTTCAGTTGATCTTGGACGAAGAATCAATGCTTCATTTCTGATCCATCGTCTCAA GTTCCTGCTTAATAAGCTTTCTGTTGTCAATCTAGACGGTCTTAGCCACCAGCAGAAGCTTGCATTCTGGATAAATACTTATAATTCCTGCGTTATGAAT GCATTCTTGGAGCACGGGATCCCGGCGACTCCTGAAATGGTTGTAGCGCTGATGCAGAAG GCAACAATAATTGTGGGAGGACACTCGCTAAATGCAATCACAATCGAACATTTCATCTTGAGACTTCCATACCACTTGAAATTC actTGTCCCAAAACTGCAACACATGAAGAAATGAGAGCTCATAGCACATTTGGATTGGAATGGTCAGAGCCCTTGGTCACATTCGCTCTCGCCTGTGGAAGCTGGTCCTCTCCTGCT GTAAGGGTCTACACAGCAGCTAATGTAGAGGAAGAGCTAGAAGCTGCAAAGAGAGATTATCTGCAAGCATCAGTTGGGAtatcaaagaacaacaaactAATGCTTCCAAAGGTATTAGATTGGTACTTACTCGACTTTGCCAAGGATTTGGAATCGTTACTGGATTGGGTTTGCCTTCAGTTACCTGATAAActaagagaagaagcaactaagtgtatggagagaaagaacaaagaatcACTAATGGAATTGGTTCAAGTAGTACCATATGACTTCAGTTTCAGATTGCTTTTGCatcaatga